cgccgggctgggggtgccgcgggctcggggcggggggtggcCTCCCCCGGCGGGACCCCCCGGGCTGCCCGTCCCTGCCTGCGCCCCCCGTGCGGGGCAGCCGGGGCTGTGGCCGCCAGGGCCCGGCCCGGTCCAGGCCCCGCTGCAGCCGGCGCAGCATCCCGCAGGGAGCATCTCCCCAGTGCCCACCCGCATCTCCCAGCCCCGCCTGgatgctggggggctggctggggccgTCTGCACCGGGACCCCCTCCTTGCCCCCCTGGGTGCCTGCGCCACGCGTCGGGGggggggtgctgctggcaccctggggtgcaggtCGCTGGGCCAgagctggggtgctgggcagcgTTTGGTGCTGGGTACGTGCTGTGCATGCTGCTCTCTGGCAGGGGTGCCTGCTGTGCACCCAGCGCCCAGCCGGGGAGCACCCAGCGCCCAGCCGGGGAGCACCCAGCGCCCAGCCGgggagcacccagcacccagccggGGGCTACCCCACTCTAGCTGGGTCCCTGCTcgtgggacagggctgggagcccccTGGGCTGTGTGGGCCTGGGCAGATCCCcgtccctgccagccctggctctcCCAGGAGCCCCGCGGTCCCGCTGCCAGCCCGAGGGTGCCGTGGGCGAGCGCGGTGCATGTTGCCGGCCAGGAGGCAGCTGTCAGCCCTGGGTACATCTCACTTCCCGGCATCCGCTGCAAAGGAGCCTTCCCTGCCAaagctgctgagagcagcagaaagggTTCCCAGGAAGGTgagtgctggggctgccccccccccccccccccccccgctacctccagcactgagcccccagccaggcagcaagcCCCCACCATACCCATCCTCGGGGCTGAGGTCACCCCATCatccccagcccctccatctCATAGTCATCGGGGATGCCCACCACTTGGTGCCAGTGGAAACAGCATCATCGCTGCAGGGCCCAGGGCCTGGGTGCGGGATgaggggtgatgctgggggggggggctccatTGTGCAGGGTGATGGGGACCAACCCCCAGTGGTGGCCTGGCCTGGCGGAGCCAGGGGCTGTAAGGACACTGCGCcagagcccagccctgggctggtgcCAGGGGATGCCGTGCTCTTGCCCAGCCGGGATCCCTGTGTTTAGTCTGGGATTCCCAccgccccgggccccccccACTTCAACCCGGTCCTGGAGGGTCGGAGCatcccctccccctgcccggccccgcagAGGCTGCTGGGGCCCATTACTCGATCAGAAAGGAATTTGGTGCTGCTTTCTGAGCACGCCGACTCCCTGGAGCTCCCAGCCACATTGGAAACACATGTGCCCAGGCTGGGGCGGGTGGGCTGCAATGCTCCCCCTCCCTGGCCATGATGTGGGGgccaggcagctgtgggtgaCCCGGATGCTGGCACCCACAGGCACTGCTCCGCCTGCTCTGGTGAGCAGTGGGGCCATGTGAGGGCAGCTGGGCCAGTGTCCCCTCAGTGGGGTGATGGGGGATCCTCGCTGGAGTCCTCCGGCTGTGGGCAGccctcctccctgggctgcacagGGCACCTCCACCCACGGGTGACACACATGCCCAGAGCCCAGGGAGTGGGAAGGGGCTGTATTTGTTGGGTAGAAGGATTAAAGCCCATGGAAGCAGGTAAAGCGATGCATGACGCTGCCTGCACCCACTGTGGCACTGCTGGTCCCTGCTGTCAGGGCTCGTGGTAATGCTGTTGGGGTCCCTGGGGGCACCCCTGGGAATGCTGCTGGCCTCTGGAATGGAAACCTCTGGATCCTCCATCCTGTCTTGGGGTCAGGTCATGTTGGGCCGAGCTTGGGGCAGGGCTCTGTTTCTGTGGCaacccccagctgccctgcatcCTGCATCCTGCATCCAGATACAGCCTGCATGGTGGGGTcctggaggggagggcaggcagtgggtgcccccagcacccacagggctCCTGAGGCAGTGACGCTGTGTCTCTGCCCTATGCAGCCAGCTGTGTCCCACACTATGATCCCCCAACCCCTGCTCGTGGTCCTGGGCTCCCCCAAACTGCTGCTGTCCTCCCCCCATTCCTGGGGGATCACAGCAGGTTTCCTGGGCCGGGGCTGCGGTTGCAGGCGGGGGCTGCGTTTGCTGCCCTTCCTGGCGCAGGCATCGCAGACAGCgctttgcagctgctttgccGGCTTCAGGCCGGGAGCTGGTGACGGCTGGGGCAGCCGATTAGCGGGATCGGGATGTGCGGATTAAAGTCAATCTTGTTGGTGCAATTATCTGCGGCTCGCTGCCAGGGGctcagggggtggggggtgccaGGGGTTGGAGGGAGGCCCCCTCTGTGTTAGGCACCCGCCTGCCTCCCCCTTGTTTTTCGGCTCTGGGGGTCCAGCTGTGGCCTTGGTTTGGGGGTGGCTCTGCTTGtagggaccccccccccccgattcCTGTCCCCCAGGCTCTGGTTGGAAGCTGTGGGCTCGGGCGAGAATGGCTCTGCCTGGCACCGCGGGGATTTTGGCTCTCCAGCGAGCACCGCACGGGCGCCGCCAACCGAATGCCGATCGGCAGAGCTGCGTGCCCGCCCCAGTgcagggactgggggggggggagtccAGCACGGGCGGCCCCGGCTTTCCGGGTGCAGCGCGTGACGGTGGCAGGCAGGTTTGGGTGCCTGCCAGGCCCCGGCAggtccctgcagcctgcctgcctcccccgctcccctccaCTAATCACCTCGTCATCGGGGCGAGCTGCATCccagctgggatgggggggggtgTTGCCATGGCGATGGAGGATGCTGGTTGCCTAGCAACATCCATCCCCTCGCCCACCTGCCCTGGACTGATTTGGTATGCGTCCTTCCCCCCCTCAGCTGGCTGCACACCCCTGAGTAGGTGCGGGCTGGTGGGGGTCCCCGTGGAGCCCCgagggggctggctggggcgcGGTGGGAGCGAGAGGGGGTTTCCCATCCGCTGGGAACGGTTTCCAAGGAACAGTCTCCATGACGGCCCCATCACACCCAGGCGGCACATtgatttgctgctgctggtgctctggCATCCTCCCCCGGCCTGGTGCCTGCCGGGCCGGCGGCTCACGCAGCTTGGCACGTGAGCGGCCCCGAGTCccctgctggtgcctggggctgtccccaAAGCTGGTCAGTAACTGCCAGGGTTGGGGGAGATAGGGACAGTGTACAAGAAGCTGTGGTAGCGTGGCTtgtggcatggcacagcagccagctggtCCCTGTGCCCAGGTGACCTTTCTGTCCCAGACCTTGGGACCCTGCCCCACGGCTGCTAGCCAGCAGGGTGGGTGAATAGGTCCTGTCCAAAGTCCCACATGCCCTGACTGGCAGTCCGGCCCTTCGTGATGGTGATGGACAAGGGTCTGAGAGTGGCTGTGTGGCAGCTTGGGGACACCTGGCCAGtcccccaggagctgccctgaCAATGTTAGCAGGATGGGGGGGCCTGTCCCATGCTCCCCCCGGCTATTGCTCACCCACGCTGTCTCCCCAGGGCCCTCTACACATATGAGGATGGCTCCGATGACCTGAAGCTGGCAGCATCAGGAGGTAAGTcctctgtccccacagctggctcagctctgccagcGTTATCCCTGGCACCCATCCTGGTGCTGGGTGGACGTCGGCTGACGGTGCCGTGCCAGGTGGAGGTTTGCTGGAGCTCTCTGGCCACTTTGAGATCCAGAAGGTGATGTATGGCTTCTGCAGCGTCAAGGACCCCCAGGCAGTGCTCCCCAAATATGTCCTCGTCAACTGGGTGAGtggggggctgtgcctggggggACTGTACTGTGCCCCCGGTGTTCTCAGGGGCACGGCTGGGTGCGAGGGAGGAGCCTGTGGTGGCTGAGCGTGTGGGTCCTGCTGCCCCGTGGTGGTCAGCTGGGTGGGGGTCACCCTGCCACCCCTCTCCAGCTCAACCCCTTCCCGGCTGCCATAGGTAGGTGAGGATGTGCCGGATGCCCGCAAATGCGCCTGTGCCAGCCATGTGGCCAAGATCGCTGAGTTCTTCCAGGTGGGTGATGTCGGGGCAGGTGAGGATGCTGCCAGGGCACTGACCCCAGTCCCTGACGGCTGCTTGCCCCCTCACAGGGTGTGGACGTCATTGTCAACGCCAGCAGTGTGGAGGACATTGACCCGGGGGCCATCGGGCAGCGGCTCTCCAATGGGCTGGCCCGTGTCTCCAGCCCCGTGCTGCACCGCCTGCGGCTGCGGGAGGACGAGAACGCTGAGCCCGTGGTAATGTCCCCGTGGTGGTGATGGCGATGATGACGGCGATGGCAGCGGGTGCGGGGCATCCCTCCCACTCGGGGCTCCTGTCTGCCACAGCCCGTCACCCCGTGTGCCACTTACTGTTATTCCCCCTCGCTGATCCCAGCCCCTCCGCcccccctgcctctcctccgTCCCAGGGCACCACTTACCAGAAAACCGATGCCACCGTGGAGATGAAGCGGCTCAACCGGGAGCAGTTCTGGGAACAGGCCAAGGTGGGGTACAGGGGGGGCAGGTGACAGCCCCTGGGCAGCGGGATGAGCCACTGGAGGGCTGATGGGCAGCCCTGTCCTTCATCCCCCTGACACCAGAAAGAGGAGGAATTGCGTAAGGAGGAGGAGCGGAAAAAGGCCCTGGATGCCCGGCTGCGGTTTGAGCAGGAGCGGATGGAGCAGGAgcggctggagcaggaggagcggGAGCGGCGTTACCGGGAGCGTGAGGAGCAGATCGAGGAGCACAGGCACGGCAGGGGCCAGGGAGGATGTGCATGGAGGGGATGGCTGTGCGCGTGCTTTGAGCGTCTGGGTGGGCACATGGGTGTTCATTCATGGGGTGGGGTTGGGGCAGGGACTGGCAGGAGCCGGTGCCCAGCTTCTCTCCCGTACCCCATTGCAGGCGGAAGCAACAGAGCATGGAGGCGGAGGAGGCCCGGCAGCGCCTGAAGGAGCAGTCCATCTTTGTAAGTGCCGTGGCAGGCGTGAGTGGCAGGCGTGGGGCCAGCATCAGAGCCTGGTATTGCCCCCGGGGAAGGGCTTTTCCCAGCCAGGTCCCCAGGGCATCCCAGAGCTGCGGGGTCACACTGTGTCTCTTCCCAGGTGGACCAACAAGACGAGGACGACcggcagcagctcaggaaatCTGAGTCAGAGGTGGAGGTTAGTGTGGCGGCAGCCATGCCCAGTGCCAGTCCTCGCTGTCCAGCCAGCGGTGCCCATGGCTGGAAGGGGACCCAGCCGGAAGGTGCATGGGGGGTGGTCCTGCAGCCCCATGCCACTGGGGCGGTGCGTCTTAACCTCCTCTGTCCCCACAGGAGGCTGCTGCCATCATTGCTCAGCGGCCTGACAACCCCCGGGACTTCTTCAAGCAGCAGGAGCGGGTGGCATCGGGCAGCAGTGACGCCATCTCACCGGGCAGCCACAGGacaggtgaggggctggggtggctgcgGGCACCAGGATGGGGGGGCACAGAGATGCCAGGGGAGGCTGTGGGCTGCGGAGCAGGTGAGTGTGGTACCACTggggctccctgcagctcagTGGGTCACGGCAGGATCTGGGGGGACCAGGGATGTAAAGTCAGGAGGAGGTGTCCTCTCTGCCATCCCCATCGTCAcggctgtgggtgctgggggcacgAGGACAGCAGGGAGTTGTCCTGCTCTGCTGCGCCACCATCACTCTCGCTGACATCGTACCTCACGTGGCCCCTGCGGCTGGGGCAGCTTGGCGGGGCTGGATGCCAGGGTGACTTCAGCAGGATTGCTCCTTGCTGGGTGTTGTCCCCTCACCTGTCATGGCACCACACTGGCAGACAGGTTGGCAGTGTGGTTGGTGCGGCACGGTTGTGTAGCTGGAGGTCCGGGGGGGCTTGGCAAGGAAACTCATCCCACGGGGGCAGCTAAAAGGGGGCAGGAGTGTGTGGGGCAGGCGTGGGGTACCTGGCGTGCTCCTGGCTGGCAGGGGATGCCCCGTGGGCAGCCCCACAGTCTGGGGTCCAGCCCTGGGACTCTTTTTGGCTCtagggcaggggctggctgtcCTGGTGGGTGCCTCTGGCCGTGGGGCTGTGTGTGGGTCGTcctggggtgctgtgctgtaggggctgtgcaggggggAGCCTGTGATGTCTGTTCTTGCTGTGGGACCGTGCCATGGGCTGTGCcgtggggctgtgctgtggggctgtgccatGGGTCGTGCTGTGGGCTGTGTGTTGTGGCCGTGCCGCGGGGTTGTGCCGTGGGTTCGTGCTGTGGGGGCCGTGCTGTGCCTGAGCAGATAATTGGTCCCATGGCTATGTCCTGGCCTCTCTCTCCACCTGGCCATGCAGCACTGCCTCCCATCCTTCTGTCCTGCTGTCTTTCCATCCTCTTTTCCTGCCATCCACCCACCCCAATGTCagtgctgcttccctccctggTGCCTCCCATCCTGGTGCCCTGGTGCCCCGGCCCCACCGTGGCTGCGCTGAGCAGGGACTGACCCATCtctttgctctctctctctctctctctctctcttccgtccgtctgtctgtctttctcttgGCAGGTCGTCTGCACTGTCCTTTCTTAAAGACAGCTGACAGTGGGccaccttcttcctcctcctcctcctcctcccccccacgGACCCCCTTCCCCTATATCACCTGCCACCGCACCCCaaatctctcctctttcttcccatgTAGGTAGCTGGGAGCCCCTGGGTGCACAGCTCCGGGGGGCTGAGCCACGggcagctgccccacagcccaccccagccccacggcacAGCGGACCGACAACAGAGGCAGCGCCCCTCCACGGGCACCCCGAGGGGGACGGGTACCCCAGCAGGGGCTGCACCCGCACCCATGGGCACCCTGCATGCCTCAGCTGGGGCCGGCCCCACAGTGGGTGCTGTGAACCTGGGGCGGGGGGATGCGGCAGCCTGTGCCCATGGGGCAGGTTGTGCCTGCGGTACAAGGATGGAGtgctgggcaggctgtgccTATGGGACAGTTGGGGATGGCGCAGAGCTGTGCCCGGGGAGGTGATGCTCTGCCATGGGATGGAGCAGGCTGTGCCCATGGGATAGAGGGGGCACCGGGCAGGCTCTGCTCGCAGGGCAGAGGCAgatggggcaggctgtgcccatggggcaggaggaaccggggcaggctgtgcccttgACCATGAAGGACTGTGCCCAGGGGGCAGCGTGAGATGGAAAAGGTTGTGCCCAGGATTGTGTGGGGCTGTGCCCATGGGGCAGAAGGGGCCAGATGGTGCCTGGGGCCATGTGGGGCTGTGCCTCTCCCTGGTTAGGGGTAGCAGAgcacagctgtgcctgcagaggcaaggctgtgccagggcccAGCTGGGCAATGTGTGGCCAGGGCCAGCATGCACCATGGCAGGTATGGGGCTGCCTGTCCCCAGACTtggcagatgctgcagctgcagtgggggTGCCTGGAGCGGGGCATGGTGGTtgctgcacccatgggtgcctcTACCCTGCCATTGCAGGAGGGGGCGACGCAGTAGCAGGTACATGGTGACTTGCATTTGACAGCTCATGGCCAGGTTGGcgtggggcaggagcaggggcagcgCTGGGGTACTGGTCTCCCCCATTGTGGGCAGCCCCCCCACATCACCCCGTCTCCCTTGTCCACAGGCAGCCAGTCGGACGCCTACCGCAAGTCCTCGGCagtgggctgcagcccctgcgaGTCCAGCCCGGCTGCCACGCCGCTGGGCGAGCCAGGCACCCGTGCGTCGGGTGACGAGACGCCAGCAACGCCCAAAGGTGGGcgcagggctggtgctgcctgcccctgcatgcagctgcctgggcatACCCCCGTGGTTCCCCACAGCATgccccctgctgcagcccccttgACTCCTCTGCATCCCCCACTGCAGCCCCGATGCTGCAACCCTGCCATCCTCCCTTGCATCGCTCAGTGCATCCATGCTGTCCCGTCTGCATCTCTCGGTATATCCCCCGCCGTCTCTGCTGTGTCCCCTAGCATATCCCCGCCGTACCCACTGCTCCGTGCCGGTGCATCCCCGCCGTCTGCTGCATTCCCCCAGTGCAGCTCCACTGTCATTGCTGCATCCCTGCCGTTGCCAGTGCATTTTCTAACAGTGCAtccctgctgtctctgctgcacCCTCCACCATGCATCCCCCAGCCATCTCCAGCACATTGCCCCAGCCGGTGCACCTCCACCATCACCAGTGCGTTCCCCTGGCTCTGTATGCGCCTGCCATCTCTGCAGCATCACCCCAATGCAGccctgctgtctctgctgcatCCCCTGATGCAACTCTGCCTTATTTGCGCCATCCCCCCGTATGTCCTTGCCAGTGTTGCTGCttccccccccgcagccccactGTCCTGCTGCATCCCCAGTGCAGCGCAGCCAGCTCTGTTGCCATCCCCATGTGTCCTCACTGCGTCCCTACTGGGCCCTTTGCATCCTCTGGTGCATCCCAGCTTGCACTTCTGCATCTTCCCAGTGcacctctccccatcccctccacATCCCTGTGCCTGCCAGCTactcttcccccaccccagcaggacCCAGACACCCACGAGGGGATCACCTTGCCCCACATCCTCTCCCACCACGTCCCCGTGGTGCCCAGTCCCCTGGTGCGTGCCAGGACCGTGCCATCGGTCCCCTTCCTGCCCAGCCACTCccacccatccctgcagcatctccctgctgtgcccagctgcagccctcaCCTTgggtgtcccccagccctggacGATGGGGGGGCCTGTCCCCACTGACTGCTGTCATCCCCCCCGTTGCAGattcccccagccccagcacccaggaggCCAGGCCAGCCACCCCCGAGCAGCACTGGCCCTTCCTGGGGCCTGAGGACAAGGCCACCGAGCCCCCTGGGGACGAGCCCAGCCCCCGGCCAGTGTGGACAGCGGGGGATGAAGCCCTGGGGGACCTGGTGACCCTGGAGCCCACCGAGCCCTCCCTGCCACCCGTggctgctgagccccagcccGGGGGGACCCCCAACCCCGAGAGCCTCATCGACCTGTGGCAGAGTGACGAGGCGAGTCCCCCGGCTGCCtggcccctgcctgctgcccctgtCCCCGAGGGTCCCCCAGCCACGCTGCCTGACGAGGGGGCCCTGCTGAGCCTGGACGAGCTGCCCGAGCCCCCCGCCACCTTCTGCgatgcagagcaggaagaggaacCGGTTGGCGAGGGGGactcccagccccaggggctcGACTGCCAGCGAGCCCCCCAGGAGGACACCCCCGGCCGAGAGACACCCCCCATCACCAATGGGGAGATGGCCCCCAAGGACGGGACGCCGGGTCGTGGGGAGCAGGTGAGCattgctggggtggggggggggggagggtaggggggtggctggggaggggtccTGACTGCCTGCTTTGCCCCCCCTGCTGCTTGCCCCAGGCCAGTGAGGGCTACTTCAGCCAGtcccaggaggaggaggtgccCCCCCCCAGAGGAGCTGTCAGCCAAAGCCCCCCAGCCCATCTTCTACAACAAGCCCCCAGGTGAGTGGGGAcagtggcgggggggggggggggccttACGGTGTGACTCTCTGTGGGGCACCCGCACCACCCTGACATGAatgcccccaccccacagagATCGACATCACgtgctgggatgctgacccCCTGCCCGATGAGGAGGAGAGCTTTGGGGGGGCCCTGTAAGCCCGGGCCCTGCTGCCGGCACAGGcagcccgccccggccggcgcGGGGCAtgagggggctgcagctgggggccgggcccccccctcaccccgccGGGGCCCCGCAGGATGAGGCCTCTGGGTGGGGGCCACCTCGCTgtgcccctgccccggggcaCCTTTTacagccccgccccccccccatctcctcTCTTTTTTAAGTTGTCAGTAGGAGCTGTGTCagtcccccagcccc
The DNA window shown above is from Falco naumanni isolate bFalNau1 chromosome 8, bFalNau1.pat, whole genome shotgun sequence and carries:
- the DBN1 gene encoding LOW QUALITY PROTEIN: drebrin (The sequence of the model RefSeq protein was modified relative to this genomic sequence to represent the inferred CDS: deleted 1 base in 1 codon); this translates as MAGVGFAAHRLELLASYQDVIGEDSPTDWALYTYEDGSDDLKLAASGGGGLLELSGHFEIQKVMYGFCSVKDPQAVLPKYVLVNWVGEDVPDARKCACASHVAKIAEFFQGVDVIVNASSVEDIDPGAIGQRLSNGLARVSSPVLHRLRLREDENAEPVGTTYQKTDATVEMKRLNREQFWEQAKKEEELRKEEERKKALDARLRFEQERMEQERLEQEERERRYREREEQIEEHRRKQQSMEAEEARQRLKEQSIFVDQQDEDDRQQLRKSESEVEEAAAIIAQRPDNPRDFFKQQERVASGSSDAISPGSHRTGRLHCPFLKTADSGPPSSSSSSSSPPRTPFPYITCHRTPNLSSFFPCSQSDAYRKSSAVGCSPCESSPAATPLGEPGTRASGDETPATPKDSPSPSTQEARPATPEQHWPFLGPEDKATEPPGDEPSPRPVWTAGDEALGDLVTLEPTEPSLPPVAAEPQPGGTPNPESLIDLWQSDEASPPAAWPLPAAPVPEGPPATLPDEGALLSLDELPEPPATFCDAEQEEEPVGEGDSQPQGLDCQRAPQEDTPGRETPPITNGEMAPKDGTPGRGEQASEGYFSQSQEEEVPPPEELSAKAPQPIFYNKPPEIDITCWDADPLPDEEESFGGAL